In Capsicum annuum cultivar UCD-10X-F1 unplaced genomic scaffold, UCD10Xv1.1 ctg37215, whole genome shotgun sequence, the genomic stretch GATTAAAACATTTGCTTCGGAGCATAGTTGCAGTCTTAGGGATCGAGTGTTGAATAATGTGGTTGCGACAAGTAATTTTATGGGTGAATTTACTGCTACAAAATTAATCAATCACAAAAGAATACACACCCCCGCGGACATTATCGAAGAGATGAAGGTTGTTTATGGAGCCGACATTAACTATATGAAAGCATGGCACACAAAAGAGAAGGCAATTGCTATGCTTAGAGGCGGACCAGCAGATGGATATAGAAAAATGCGCTGTTATATCTATATGCTCAACCAAGTGTATCCACAATCGCACATTCAGATGCATAAGGCAGTAGATAAcgtttaaatacttgtttattgcatTGTGTCTGATGATTaggggttttgaattttgtagacCTGTTGTAGTTGTTGACAGGGCACATTGAAGCGGTGCATATGAAGGAACATTTGTATCGGCAAGCACATTAGATGGTGCAGGTACTGTGTGTTCAtgtttttctgtatttttttttgtttttttatttactaTATATTATATTAGCTTATACATTGatgttttatttataataaatccTAAAGATGCTAAAATTAGTACCTTTATAGTTGACTTATTTTTGTTGACAGTGATTGTcttgtttaatttatttgtagGTTGTATTCTGCCATTAGCGTACGGTGTTATTGATTCGGAGAATGACAATGTgtggatttgattttttttaacagTTTAGAGAGGCATTTGATGAAAGAGACAACATGTGTGTTGTTTCAGACAGAAATGAAAGTATCATAAAAGGTGTAAGCATTGTTTATCCTAATTTCCCTCATCTAGCTTGTATATGGCATTTATGGAAAAACGTTTGCACCTATTTAGGAAAAGAAAAGATAGACTTAGTGACCTTTATTATTCCATGGCTAAATCTTATAAAAGGGAAgattttgaatatattatgtcTAAGGTTGCTAAGGTTGATCAACGAGTTAAGGAATATCTGGAGGAAGCTGGGTATGAAAAATGGGCTCGGTGTCACTCTCCTGTAAATAGAGGTAgaatgatgacttcaaatatagCCAAATATATTAATGGTTGTTTGGTTGAGGCTAGAAAAATTCCTATTCTAGGTTTCCTAGAAGAAGTTAGAGTCTTATTTGCTGCATGAAATTGTAAGAACAACGAAATTGCATCGTACACCAATACAACTCTCGGCAGAAGATTTGAAGAAATTTTAACTCATAATGGTGTTAAAGCTTTGCGGATGATGGTATGTATTAGAATAATTATGGAATATAAACTTTGTTTTACATTGagtatatattaatattttttcatctaaaacATATTATGTTTTTTGGTAACAGGTTAAGCCAGCAGGGAGttatctttattgtgtttatgattCGGGACTTAGGTACATTGTAGATATTGAGCGTGGAACGTGCAATTGTGGCCgatatcaaattgatgaaataccttATCCACATGGAATTTTcgtattaaaaagtaaaaatatgaatGTAAAGGATTATGGTCGTTATTGCTCTGAATTGTACGGGCCACAAACCATAGTGAAGACATATGAACTCCCGATAGTTCTAATGTCAGACAAGAAGGATTGGAGTATTCCAGGttttgttgatgatgaagaagTTTTGCTGCCCAAATATCAAAGACCTCCTGGTAGGCAACCAAAAAAAGAAAGGCATCTGAAATCAAGTGAATCACTGtcttcaaattcaaattgctGCGGAAAATGCAGACGAGCCGGTCACAATCGTAGGACTTGTGGTTTCTTTCCAAAGGAATCatgatgaagataatatatttttctacTTGCTGATGGTTTGTTTGGTTTTAGTAGTATAATCGttttaattagattttttttggaATGCTGGAACAATTAATAATAAGATTTTTGGTTGCTATTTTAGTTTCACTTgttcaattaatatttaatagttgCAGaatattttgtgtaatttttcgtTTATCATATTTCGTAAACATATCAATGTAATTTACAACTGATTGGTATATGTATTATGTAATCTGGGAAATATAACAGTcacttaaaaaattattgaaatataatCTATATGAACTATTATACGTTAGTAGTTACTGTGTAAGAAATGTAAGATTTTGCGTTATACTTTGTGTTGGTGTATATTTTAcaggaaaaatgtcattttaatGACACTAAATGATTAAACGTTATacgtttatttaaatttttttttgttaagttaCGAATGTATAATTTAGATTATACATTTGTATCATTGTATGAAATTGTTTAATACTTTAAATAAGTGATTCTGGTAAATTGTgtttgtaaattttatttaagaaaatataaagtgtgacaacATGTAT encodes the following:
- the LOC124891555 gene encoding uncharacterized protein LOC124891555; its protein translation is MSKVAKVDQRVKEYLEEAGYEKWARCHSPVKPAGSYLYCVYDSGLRYIVDIERGTCNCGRYQIDEIPYPHGIFVLKSKNMNVKDYGRYCSELYGPQTIVKTYELPIVLMSDKKDWSIPGFVDDEEVLLPKYQRPPGRQPKKERHLKSSESLSSNSNCCGKCRRAGHNRRTCGFFPKES